In Comamonadaceae bacterium OS-1, a single window of DNA contains:
- the mazF9 gene encoding endoribonuclease MazF9 → MKRGEVWWVEFDPSVGSEIRKTRPAVIVSNDAANRNLVRVVVVPMTSNTGRTYPGEAVVTVGGQSSKAMADQIMAADKARLKSQLGVLSKEDMLAVEDAIKGHLALAR, encoded by the coding sequence ATGAAGCGTGGTGAAGTCTGGTGGGTTGAATTCGACCCATCTGTTGGCAGTGAAATCCGCAAGACGCGCCCGGCAGTGATCGTAAGCAACGATGCCGCCAACAGGAATTTGGTTCGGGTGGTGGTGGTGCCCATGACCAGCAACACGGGGCGGACTTATCCCGGTGAAGCCGTCGTAACAGTCGGCGGGCAAAGCAGCAAGGCGATGGCTGATCAGATTATGGCGGCTGATAAAGCGCGGCTTAAAAGCCAGCTGGGTGTCCTCTCAAAGGAGGATATGTTGGCCGTGGAGGATGCAATTAAAGGGCATTTGGCACTGGCACGGTAG
- the purL gene encoding phosphoribosylformylglycinamidine synthase, which translates to MTLHISQFEGGNALSDFRVQQLLPRLQAIHDKITGVAARFVHLVASDAAPAQAVVDQLTGLLAYGDPYAGPTEGPLLVVTPRFGTVSPWASKATDIAHNCGLAVRRVERFVEYRLTVKQPLLGKTVLTAAQLAQVADLLHDRMTESAMLDRSQAQELFTALEAAPLAQVDVLGGGRAALLAANTEFGLALAEDEIDYLVNAFTTLQRNPSDVELMMFAQANSEHCRHKIFNAEFTIDGVAQSKSLFGMIRNTHQLAPQHSVVAYSDNASVMEGYEIERFLAKSASSADGKGASSYEKSSALHHVLMKVETHNHPTAISPFPGASTGAGGEIRDEGATGRGSKPKAGLTGFTVSKLWPQEGDVSIGKPEHIASPLSIMTEGPLGGAAFNNEFGRPNLLGYFREYEQTVTSDVDSIRRGYHKPIMLAGGLGTIDATQTHKIEFPAGSLLIQLGGPGMRIGMGGSAASSMATGANAASLDFDSVQRGNPEIERRAQEVINQCWMQGAANPILAIHDVGAGGLSNAFPELTNDAGRGARFDLRAVPLEESGMSPKEIWCNESQERYVMAIAPESLAAFTALCERERCPFSVVGVATEERQLIVADAEAQSPVDMPMNVLLGKPPKMHRDVKTVARTFAPVDLTGVSLQKATIAVLAHPTVASKRFLITIGDRTVGGMSHRDQMVGPWQVPVADCAVTLADYKGFAGEAMALGERTPLAAVNAPASGRMAVAEAITNLLAAPFDLPRVKLSANWMAACGEPGEDAALYATVKAVGMELCPALGISIPVGKDSLSMRTQWTDDSDKKKVTSPVSLIVTAFATLADVRGTLTPQLNASEDTTLILVDLGKGQNRMGGSILAQTLNQVGDTVPDLDDPQDLVNLVNAVNALRPKLLAYHDRSDGGLFAAACEMAFAGHVGVALNVDLLVTEGDGISDSRMDVGDSKNWAGQVGPRREELTLKALFCEELGVLLQVRTSDRDAAIQTLRSFGLAKHSHIVGKTRPADSAISAGVGEVQVWRDAKAVFTAKLEDLHQVWDSVSWKICQQRDNPAGADAEHAAAGAAADPGMHVFMPNSTSVLAVSAQAATKDVAAPALMLTRPKVAVLREQGVNSHTEMAYAFGLAGFDAFDVHMTDLQTGRAQLQDFQAVVACGGFSYGDTLGAGIGWARSITFNPVLAAQFKAFFARQDTLALGVCNGCQMFAELADIIPGAQAWPRFTTNRSERFEARLSMVEVLESPSVFLQGMAGSRLPIAVAHGEGYANFAYRGDASQAIAAMRFVDNSGAATEAYPFNPNGSAGGLTAVTTADGRFTAMMPHPERVFRNVQMSWTSGDQSDFSPWMQLWHNARRWLG; encoded by the coding sequence GTGACCTTGCATATCTCCCAGTTTGAAGGCGGCAACGCCCTTAGCGACTTCCGCGTACAGCAACTCCTGCCCCGGCTGCAAGCCATTCATGACAAGATCACCGGCGTGGCCGCACGCTTTGTGCACCTGGTGGCCAGCGATGCCGCGCCTGCGCAGGCCGTGGTGGACCAACTGACCGGTTTGCTGGCCTATGGCGACCCGTATGCAGGCCCCACCGAAGGCCCCTTGCTGGTGGTGACACCGCGCTTCGGCACCGTGTCGCCCTGGGCCTCCAAGGCCACCGACATTGCCCACAACTGCGGCCTGGCGGTGCGCCGGGTGGAGCGCTTCGTGGAGTACCGGCTGACAGTCAAGCAGCCTTTGCTGGGCAAAACCGTGCTGACCGCTGCGCAACTGGCCCAGGTGGCCGATTTGCTGCATGACCGCATGACCGAGAGCGCCATGCTGGACCGCAGCCAGGCGCAAGAGCTGTTCACCGCACTGGAAGCCGCGCCCCTGGCCCAGGTGGACGTGCTCGGCGGTGGCCGCGCCGCTTTGCTGGCGGCCAACACCGAATTCGGCCTGGCCCTGGCCGAAGATGAGATCGACTACCTGGTCAATGCCTTCACCACGCTACAGCGCAACCCCAGCGACGTGGAGCTGATGATGTTCGCCCAGGCCAACAGCGAGCACTGCCGCCACAAGATCTTCAACGCCGAGTTCACCATCGACGGCGTGGCACAAAGCAAGAGCCTGTTCGGCATGATCCGCAACACCCACCAGCTGGCACCGCAGCACAGCGTGGTGGCGTACTCGGACAACGCTTCTGTCATGGAAGGCTACGAGATTGAGCGATTTTTAGCCAAATCGGCCTCTAGCGCTGATGGAAAGGGCGCAAGCAGCTACGAAAAGAGTAGCGCCTTGCACCACGTGCTGATGAAGGTGGAAACCCACAACCACCCCACCGCCATCTCGCCATTCCCCGGTGCGTCCACCGGCGCGGGCGGCGAAATCCGCGACGAAGGTGCCACGGGCCGTGGCTCCAAGCCCAAGGCGGGCCTGACCGGTTTCACGGTGTCCAAGCTCTGGCCGCAAGAGGGCGACGTGTCCATCGGCAAGCCCGAGCACATCGCCAGCCCCTTGAGCATCATGACCGAGGGCCCGCTGGGCGGCGCGGCCTTCAACAACGAATTCGGCCGGCCCAACCTGCTGGGCTACTTCCGCGAATACGAGCAAACCGTGACCTCCGACGTGGACAGCATCCGCCGCGGCTACCACAAGCCCATCATGCTGGCCGGTGGCCTGGGCACCATCGATGCCACGCAGACGCACAAGATCGAGTTCCCCGCCGGTTCGCTGCTCATCCAGCTCGGCGGCCCCGGCATGCGTATCGGCATGGGCGGCAGTGCGGCCAGCTCCATGGCCACCGGTGCCAATGCGGCCTCGCTGGACTTTGATTCGGTGCAGCGCGGCAACCCCGAGATCGAACGCCGGGCGCAGGAAGTCATCAACCAGTGCTGGATGCAAGGCGCGGCCAACCCCATCCTGGCCATCCACGATGTGGGCGCTGGCGGCCTGAGCAATGCCTTCCCCGAGCTGACCAACGACGCAGGCCGGGGCGCACGCTTCGACCTGCGCGCCGTGCCGCTGGAAGAAAGCGGCATGAGCCCGAAAGAAATCTGGTGCAACGAAAGCCAGGAACGCTACGTGATGGCCATCGCGCCCGAGTCGCTGGCGGCGTTTACTGCGCTGTGTGAACGCGAGCGTTGCCCGTTCTCGGTGGTCGGTGTGGCGACTGAAGAGCGCCAGTTGATCGTGGCCGATGCAGAGGCTCAAAGCCCGGTCGATATGCCCATGAACGTGCTGCTCGGCAAGCCGCCGAAGATGCACCGGGATGTGAAGACGGTTGCTCGCACCTTCGCCCCCGTGGACTTGACCGGCGTGAGCCTGCAAAAAGCCACCATAGCCGTGCTGGCCCATCCCACCGTGGCCAGCAAGCGCTTCCTGATCACCATCGGCGACCGCACCGTGGGCGGCATGAGCCACCGCGACCAGATGGTCGGCCCCTGGCAAGTGCCGGTAGCAGACTGCGCCGTGACACTGGCCGATTACAAGGGCTTCGCGGGGGAAGCCATGGCCCTGGGCGAGCGCACGCCGCTGGCCGCAGTCAACGCCCCCGCATCCGGCCGCATGGCCGTGGCCGAGGCCATCACCAACCTGCTGGCCGCACCGTTCGATCTGCCGCGCGTGAAGCTCTCCGCCAACTGGATGGCGGCCTGCGGCGAGCCCGGCGAAGATGCCGCCCTGTACGCCACGGTAAAAGCCGTGGGCATGGAGCTGTGCCCGGCGCTGGGCATCTCCATCCCCGTGGGCAAAGACAGCTTGTCCATGCGCACGCAGTGGACGGACGACTCTGACAAAAAGAAGGTCACGTCCCCCGTCAGCCTGATCGTCACCGCCTTCGCCACCCTGGCCGATGTGCGCGGCACGCTGACCCCGCAGCTCAATGCTTCTGAGGACACCACGCTGATCCTGGTGGACCTGGGCAAGGGCCAGAACCGCATGGGCGGCAGCATCCTGGCGCAAACCCTGAACCAGGTGGGCGATACCGTGCCCGACCTGGACGACCCGCAAGACCTGGTCAACCTGGTCAACGCCGTCAACGCGCTACGCCCCAAGCTGCTGGCCTACCACGACCGCAGCGATGGTGGTTTGTTCGCGGCGGCCTGTGAAATGGCTTTTGCCGGGCACGTCGGCGTGGCCTTGAACGTGGACCTGCTGGTCACCGAGGGCGACGGCATCAGCGACAGCCGCATGGACGTGGGCGACAGCAAGAACTGGGCAGGCCAGGTCGGCCCGCGCCGTGAAGAGCTGACGCTCAAGGCCCTGTTCTGTGAGGAGCTCGGCGTGCTGCTGCAAGTGCGCACGTCCGACCGCGATGCCGCCATCCAGACCCTGCGCAGTTTTGGGTTGGCCAAGCACAGCCACATTGTCGGCAAGACCCGTCCTGCCGATAGCGCCATCAGCGCAGGCGTGGGCGAAGTGCAGGTCTGGCGCGATGCCAAGGCGGTTTTCACTGCCAAGCTGGAAGACCTGCACCAGGTCTGGGACAGCGTGAGCTGGAAGATCTGCCAGCAGCGCGACAACCCTGCCGGTGCCGATGCCGAACACGCCGCCGCCGGTGCCGCCGCCGATCCAGGCATGCATGTATTTATGCCCAATAGCACCTCTGTGCTCGCTGTATCAGCGCAAGCAGCTACGAAAGATGTAGCAGCGCCCGCCTTGATGCTGACCCGCCCCAAGGTGGCCGTGCTGCGCGAGCAGGGCGTGAATTCGCACACCGAGATGGCCTACGCCTTCGGTCTGGCCGGTTTCGACGCGTTCGACGTGCACATGACCGATCTGCAAACCGGCCGCGCCCAGCTGCAAGACTTCCAGGCCGTAGTGGCCTGTGGCGGCTTCAGCTATGGCGACACCCTGGGCGCAGGCATAGGCTGGGCACGCAGCATCACCTTTAACCCGGTGCTGGCGGCGCAGTTCAAGGCGTTCTTCGCCCGCCAGGACACCCTGGCACTGGGCGTGTGCAATGGCTGCCAGATGTTTGCCGAGCTGGCCGACATCATCCCCGGCGCGCAGGCCTGGCCGCGCTTCACCACCAACCGCAGCGAGCGCTTTGAAGCCCGCTTGTCGATGGTGGAAGTGCTGGAATCCCCCAGCGTGTTCCTGCAAGGCATGGCCGGAAGCCGCCTGCCCATCGCGGTGGCGCACGGCGAGGGCTACGCCAACTTCGCCTACCGGGGCGATGCGTCCCAAGCGATTGCCGCGATGCGCTTCGTAGACAACTCCGGTGCCGCCACCGAGGCCTATCCCTTCAACCCCAACGGCAGCGCCGGTGGCCTGACCGCCGTGACCACGGCAGACGGTCGCTTCACCGCCATGATGCCCCACCCCGAGCGCGTGTTCCGCAACGTGCAAATGAGCTGGACCAGTGGCGACCAGAGTGACTTCAGCCCCTGGATGCAGCTCTGGCACAACGCGCGGCGCTGGTTGGGGTGA
- the map_1 gene encoding methionine aminopeptidase encodes MTITYKDADGIAGMRVAGRLASEVLDYLTPHVVPGVTTNQLDKLAHDYITQVQGGIPAPLNYTGGGNIPYPKSICTSVNHQVCHGIPNDKPLKKGDSVNIDVTVIKDGWHGDTSRMFIAGEGSILAKRLAALTYDAMWHGIKMVKPGIHLGDIGHAIQRFAESNGFSVVREFCGHGIGRIFHEEPQVLHYGKPGTLEMLKPGMTFTIEPMINAGKKDIKEGPEKDGWTIVTKDHSLSAQWEHTILVTETGYEVLTLSAGSPPTPAFVPVQVLATAAA; translated from the coding sequence ATGACCATTACTTACAAAGATGCAGACGGCATCGCAGGCATGCGCGTCGCGGGCCGCCTGGCTTCCGAAGTGCTCGACTACCTGACCCCCCACGTGGTGCCCGGCGTAACCACCAACCAGCTCGACAAGCTGGCGCACGACTACATCACCCAGGTGCAAGGCGGTATTCCGGCCCCGCTGAACTACACCGGCGGCGGCAATATCCCCTACCCCAAGTCGATCTGCACCTCGGTCAACCACCAGGTCTGCCACGGCATTCCCAATGACAAGCCCCTCAAGAAGGGCGACAGCGTCAACATCGACGTGACCGTCATCAAGGACGGCTGGCACGGCGACACCAGCCGCATGTTCATCGCGGGCGAAGGCAGCATTCTGGCCAAGCGGCTGGCGGCGCTGACGTATGACGCAATGTGGCACGGCATCAAAATGGTTAAACCCGGCATCCACCTGGGTGATATCGGCCACGCCATCCAGCGCTTTGCCGAAAGCAACGGCTTCAGCGTGGTGCGCGAGTTCTGCGGCCACGGCATTGGCCGCATCTTCCACGAAGAGCCGCAGGTGCTGCACTACGGCAAGCCCGGCACGTTGGAGATGCTGAAACCCGGCATGACCTTCACCATCGAGCCGATGATCAACGCCGGTAAAAAAGACATCAAGGAAGGCCCCGAGAAAGACGGCTGGACCATCGTCACCAAGGACCATTCGCTGTCGGCCCAGTGGGAGCACACCATTTTGGTCACCGAGACGGGCTACGAAGTGCTGACGCTGTCGGCAGGCAGCCCGCCCACGCCAGCCTTTGTGCCGGTCCAAGTTCTAGCGACAGCCGCCGCGTGA
- the glnD gene encoding bifunctional uridylyltransferase/uridylyl-removing enzyme: MTDVPALRAYYLHEKSLLLEAVRDSGSSTRGVRSTLQNLSSLTDDILRGLWTIAGFTPSFALVAVGGFGRGELFPSSDIDVLLMLPEGVSPEADPALKARIEDFIGSCWDTRLEIGSSVRTLDECLAEAAKDVTVQTSLLESRLVTGDPKLFNQFRKRLADALDPRAFFVAKTLEMRQRHNKFENTPFSLEPNCKESPGGLRDLQMILWVAKAARLGKTWDELVRSGIATPHEAKQLKRNEALLCLIRARLHLTAGRREDRLVFDLQTAVAESFGYTTVSDDDTGLPVRSSEALMRRYYWTAKAVSQLNQILLLNIEERLNPSTHALRPINERFFEKAGMIEVASDDLYTRHPHAILETFLLYETAVGIHGLSARTLRALYNARGLMTAKFRSDPVNRATFLAILQAPSGITHALRLMNDTSVLGRYLWVFRRIVGQMQHDLFHVYTVDQHIMMVLRNVRRFFMAEHAHEYPACSQLGAGWDKPWILYVAALFHDIAKGRGGDHSDLGAREARRFCVQHGIGAEDSQLIEFLVTEHLTMSRVAQKADLSDPSVIADFAKRMGNERYLTALYLLTVADIRGTSPKVWNAWKGKLLEDLFRYTIRVLGGRAPDPDAEIEARKREALVMLALHAQPFESHKLLWDTLDVGYFMRHDAADIAWHTRQLSRHIAKTTAMLIGADKAIVRARLSPVGEGLQVMVYTPDQPDLFARICGFFDQAGFSIVDAKVHTARNGYALDTFQVVTAMLPEHYRELTSMVENDLDMTLTRQGPLPPPSKGGRVSRRVKSFPIAPRVELRPDEKAQRWLLFISASDRAGLLYLVARVLAKHNLSVQLAKVSTLGERVEDSFLIQGPELQYNRNQIEIETELLQALAA; encoded by the coding sequence ATGACCGACGTTCCCGCACTGCGGGCCTACTACCTGCATGAGAAGTCGCTGCTGCTCGAAGCGGTGCGCGACAGCGGCTCCAGCACCCGGGGCGTGCGCTCCACCCTGCAAAACCTCTCCAGCCTCACCGACGACATCCTGCGCGGCCTGTGGACCATCGCCGGATTCACCCCGTCGTTCGCATTGGTGGCGGTGGGTGGATTTGGCCGCGGCGAACTATTCCCCAGCTCGGATATCGACGTGCTGCTGATGCTGCCCGAGGGCGTATCGCCCGAGGCCGACCCGGCGCTCAAGGCCCGCATCGAAGACTTCATCGGCAGCTGCTGGGACACCCGGCTGGAAATTGGCTCCAGCGTGCGCACATTGGACGAATGCCTGGCCGAAGCCGCCAAGGATGTGACGGTACAGACCTCGCTGCTCGAATCGCGCCTGGTGACCGGCGACCCCAAGCTGTTCAACCAATTTCGCAAGCGCCTGGCGGACGCACTGGACCCGCGCGCATTTTTCGTGGCCAAAACCCTGGAAATGCGCCAGCGGCACAACAAGTTTGAAAACACACCGTTTTCACTGGAGCCCAATTGCAAGGAATCGCCCGGCGGCCTGCGCGACCTGCAGATGATTCTGTGGGTGGCCAAAGCCGCCAGGCTGGGCAAGACCTGGGACGAGCTGGTGCGCAGCGGCATTGCCACCCCGCACGAGGCCAAGCAACTCAAGCGCAACGAAGCCCTGCTGTGCCTGATCCGTGCTCGCCTGCACCTGACCGCAGGCCGCCGCGAAGACCGCCTGGTGTTCGACCTGCAAACCGCCGTGGCCGAGTCGTTTGGCTACACCACCGTGTCCGACGACGATACCGGCCTGCCGGTACGCTCCAGTGAGGCGCTGATGCGCCGCTACTACTGGACCGCCAAGGCGGTGAGCCAGCTGAACCAGATTTTGCTGCTCAACATCGAGGAGCGACTCAACCCGTCGACCCACGCGCTGCGCCCCATCAACGAGCGGTTTTTTGAAAAGGCTGGGATGATCGAGGTGGCCAGCGACGACCTGTACACCCGGCACCCGCACGCGATTCTGGAAACCTTTTTGCTGTACGAGACCGCCGTGGGCATCCACGGCCTGTCGGCCCGCACGCTGCGGGCGCTGTACAACGCTCGCGGCCTGATGACCGCCAAGTTCCGCAGCGACCCGGTGAACCGGGCCACGTTTCTGGCCATTCTGCAGGCCCCCTCGGGCATCACCCACGCCTTGCGGCTGATGAACGACACCTCGGTGCTGGGGCGCTACCTGTGGGTGTTTCGGCGCATCGTGGGGCAAATGCAGCACGACCTGTTCCACGTCTACACGGTAGACCAGCACATCATGATGGTGTTGCGCAATGTGCGCCGCTTCTTCATGGCCGAGCATGCGCACGAATACCCGGCCTGCTCGCAGCTGGGCGCGGGCTGGGACAAGCCCTGGATCCTGTACGTGGCGGCGCTGTTCCACGACATTGCCAAAGGCCGGGGCGGCGACCATTCCGACCTGGGTGCCCGCGAAGCACGGCGCTTTTGCGTCCAGCACGGCATTGGTGCCGAAGACAGCCAGCTGATTGAATTTCTGGTCACCGAGCACCTGACCATGAGCCGCGTGGCGCAAAAGGCCGACCTGAGCGACCCCAGCGTGATTGCCGACTTTGCCAAGCGCATGGGCAACGAGCGCTACCTCACCGCCCTGTACCTGCTCACCGTGGCCGACATCCGCGGCACCAGCCCCAAGGTCTGGAACGCCTGGAAGGGCAAGCTGCTGGAGGACCTGTTCCGCTACACCATCCGGGTGCTGGGGGGCCGCGCGCCCGACCCGGATGCCGAGATCGAAGCCCGCAAGCGCGAGGCGCTGGTGATGCTGGCCCTGCACGCCCAGCCCTTCGAGTCGCACAAGCTGCTGTGGGACACGCTGGACGTGGGCTACTTCATGCGCCACGACGCAGCCGACATCGCCTGGCACACCCGCCAGCTGTCGCGCCACATCGCCAAAACCACGGCCATGCTGATTGGTGCCGACAAAGCCATCGTGCGCGCCCGCCTGTCACCCGTGGGCGAAGGCCTGCAGGTGATGGTCTACACGCCCGACCAGCCCGACCTGTTTGCCCGCATCTGCGGCTTTTTTGACCAGGCCGGTTTCAGCATTGTCGATGCCAAGGTGCACACCGCCCGCAACGGCTACGCGCTGGACACCTTCCAGGTGGTCACCGCCATGCTGCCAGAGCACTACCGCGAACTCACCAGCATGGTCGAAAACGACCTGGACATGACGCTGACCCGCCAGGGCCCGCTGCCCCCGCCCAGCAAGGGCGGCCGGGTCTCGCGCCGGGTCAAGAGCTTTCCCATCGCCCCGCGCGTGGAGCTGCGGCCCGATGAAAAAGCCCAGCGCTGGCTGCTGTTCATCTCGGCCAGCGACCGCGCCGGTCTGCTGTATCTGGTGGCCCGGGTGCTGGCCAAGCACAACCTCAGCGTGCAACTGGCCAAGGTCTCCACCCTGGGCGAGCGGGTAGAAGACAGCTTTTTGATCCAGGGCCCGGAGCTGCAGTACAACCGCAACCAGATCGAGATCGAAACCGAGCTGCTGCAGGCACTGGCGGCTTAA
- the rhtB_1 gene encoding homoserine/homoserine lactone efflux protein, translating into MTLSTYLLYLAAVSVLVLSPGPTMLMCITRALQHGWARGIVSGLGSVTAALGIMLLSALGLGAVLAASETAFTVLKVVGAAYLIYLGVKTWRSPAVAFNPARGDASALPSLRVCYAQGLMVGASNPKALLFFAAFFPQFLDPAAAWGPQMGILAATFMAMEMSVLTLCSLGTARIAPFLASSAHVRWINRVCGGLFAAMGGILLTVRRHA; encoded by the coding sequence ATGACGCTTTCTACCTACCTCCTGTACCTGGCCGCCGTCTCCGTGCTGGTGCTGTCGCCCGGCCCCACCATGCTGATGTGCATTACCCGCGCCCTGCAGCACGGCTGGGCGCGCGGCATTGTCTCGGGCCTGGGCAGCGTGACGGCGGCACTGGGCATCATGCTGCTGTCGGCCCTGGGGCTGGGCGCGGTGCTGGCAGCCTCCGAGACGGCGTTCACCGTGCTCAAGGTGGTGGGTGCCGCGTATCTGATCTACCTGGGTGTGAAGACCTGGCGCAGCCCGGCGGTGGCCTTCAACCCCGCCCGCGGCGATGCCAGCGCCCTGCCCTCGCTGCGCGTTTGCTATGCCCAAGGCCTGATGGTGGGGGCCAGCAACCCCAAGGCGCTGCTGTTCTTTGCCGCGTTCTTCCCGCAGTTTCTGGACCCTGCCGCCGCCTGGGGCCCGCAAATGGGCATTCTGGCTGCCACCTTCATGGCGATGGAAATGTCGGTGCTGACGCTGTGCTCTCTGGGCACGGCGCGCATTGCGCCATTTTTGGCCTCCAGCGCACACGTGCGCTGGATCAACCGCGTCTGCGGCGGCCTGTTTGCGGCCATGGGTGGCATCCTCTTGACAGTACGTCGCCACGCCTAA
- the mgsA gene encoding methylglyoxal synthase: MRFGLIAHRLHRQGSDSSLLRWLQAAEPAVRALHLGLHAVGGTYDAVERYGLLANFPGLVRYPNGHSGGLTRLVSHIVGGVQPGQALDGVIFLIDPVDPSSLFPEAQALKRQCVIHGKPFMATEAAALEWLQVEGLHAGLEAAQAPGAALLQAMPGQVVALIAHDALKTQMVEFAGTQFDLLSRFAERVATGTTGGLLNEMAWSRGWPAGTPWVTPYRSGPLGGDAQIAERVLDGTCHKVIFFEDPHVARQHEADIQLMERAVCSASERTTCMNSPAMAWRWAEALGKVAG, translated from the coding sequence ATGCGCTTTGGACTCATCGCCCACCGCCTGCACCGCCAGGGCTCGGACAGCAGCTTGCTGCGTTGGCTGCAGGCCGCAGAACCCGCCGTGCGCGCCCTCCACCTGGGCCTGCACGCCGTGGGCGGCACCTATGACGCGGTGGAGCGCTACGGCCTGCTGGCCAACTTTCCGGGGCTGGTGCGTTACCCGAACGGGCATTCGGGCGGGCTCACGCGGCTGGTGTCGCACATCGTGGGCGGGGTACAGCCGGGGCAGGCGCTGGACGGGGTGATCTTCTTGATCGACCCGGTCGATCCATCTTCGCTGTTTCCCGAGGCGCAGGCCTTGAAGCGGCAGTGCGTGATCCACGGCAAGCCTTTCATGGCCACCGAGGCCGCGGCGTTGGAGTGGCTGCAGGTGGAGGGCCTGCACGCCGGACTGGAAGCCGCGCAGGCCCCCGGTGCGGCGCTGCTGCAGGCCATGCCTGGGCAGGTGGTGGCGCTGATCGCCCACGATGCCCTGAAGACCCAGATGGTGGAGTTTGCGGGCACGCAGTTTGACCTGCTGTCGCGCTTTGCCGAGCGGGTAGCCACCGGCACCACCGGCGGCCTGCTCAATGAGATGGCCTGGAGCCGGGGCTGGCCCGCGGGCACGCCCTGGGTCACGCCCTACCGCAGTGGCCCGCTGGGCGGCGACGCGCAGATTGCCGAGCGCGTGCTGGATGGCACCTGCCACAAGGTGATCTTTTTTGAAGATCCGCACGTGGCCCGCCAGCACGAGGCCGACATCCAGCTGATGGAGCGCGCCGTCTGCAGCGCCAGCGAGCGCACCACCTGCATGAATTCACCTGCCATGGCCTGGCGCTGGGCCGAGGCGCTGGGCAAAGTGGCGGGCTGA